The Longimicrobium sp. genome segment CGCCACCAGGGCCGCCTTCGCCGAGTGCTCCGTCCTGCGCGACCCCCCGACGCTGGTCCTGATCCCCGGCGACGACCAGATCGTGGACTCCGCCGCCGTCACGCGCTTCGCCGAGTCGCTCCCCGGCGACGTCACCATCCGCCACTACCCGGAGATGCGCCACGAGGTGCTGAACGAGGCCGACCGCGCGCGGCCGATCGGTGACGTGGTTGGGTGGGTGGAGGCGGCCCTCACCCCCCCGGCCCCCCTCTCCCGATAACAGGAGAGGCTGGCGCCTCTGTTATCGAGAGAGGGGGGAGTTGTCGGCGCGGTGAGCGGAGGGCGGTGCGGGGGAGGGCACGGGCGGCCACGCGGGGCCGCCCCTACGAGGGGCTCGCGCCGTGGGCGGAGTTCTCCCCCTCGCCCGCCCTGCGCCCCCGCAGGCGGGGGAGGGGGCCGGGGGGAGGGGGCTGCCAAATCGGCGCACCCGCATGGCACCACGATTGCTCAACCCAGGGCGCGGGCATCCACCCGCACCCATGCAGTTTCGCGCCGCGGCAGGAGCGCCGCCGCGGCCCTGATCTCGTTTTGCACAGCGGATAAGACCGCCTTATGACCGACCATACCGAGCACGGCGCCGCCGACGCACAGCCGGGCGCCGAGAACACCAACGCGCAGCCCGAGGCCGGCGAGGCCGAGGCCCCCGCGCAGCCCACGGGCGACCCCGAGCTCAGCTCGCTGCGCGACCGGCACCTGCGGCTGGCGGCGGAGTTCGACAACTACCGCAAGCGCGTGGAGCGCGAGCGCACCGAGGCGTTCGTGCGCGCCCAGGCGCAGCTGCTGGAGCGGCTGCTGGAGCCGTTCGACGACCTGCAGCGCATCGCCGACTTCGACCCCGCGACCACCGCCGCCTCCGCGCTGCACGAGGGCGCGGAGATGGTGGAGCGCAAGTTCCTGCGCGCCATGGAGTCCGCGGGGCTGGAGATCGTGGAGGCGGAGGGGAAGGACTTCGACCCCGCCATCCACGAGGCGCTGACCACCGTCCCCGCCGCGTCGGCCGAGGACGACGACACGGTGGCGCAGGTGTTCCAGAAGGGGTACCGCTTCAAGGGGCTGCTCCTTCGCCCTGCCCGGGTGGTCGTCCGCAAGTTCAACGGCTGACACGGGCGGCCCCATGGCCACACAGACCAAGGACTTCTATCGCATCCTGGGCGTGGCGGACAACGCCACCCCGGACGCGATCAAGAAGTCGTACCGCAAGCTCGCCAAGCAGTACCACCCGGACGCGAACCCCAACGACGCGGCCGCCGCGGAGCGCTTCAAGGAGGTCTCCGAAGCGTACTCCGTGCTCTCCGACGACGCCAAGCGCAAGCAGTACGACCAGATGCGCAAGTTCGGCGGGCTGGGCGGCTTCACGGGCGGCGGCGGCTTCCGGCCGGGTGCCGCGCGTCCGGGGGCGGGGGGCGCCACCAGCCAGACCTTCTCCTTCGAAGACCTGGACGTGGGCGGGCTGGGCGACATCTTCGGCTCGATGTTCGACTTCGGCGGCACCAAGAAGCGCGGCACCGGGCGCCCCGGCCCGCAGCGCGGCGAGAACATCGAGTACGCGGTCGACATCCCGTTCCGCACCGCGGCGCGCGGCGGCAAGATCACCGTGCAGCTCCAGGTGACGGAGGAGTGCACGGTCTGCCACGGCAGCGGGGCCAAGCCGGGGACGCAGGTCAATCCCTGCCCGGAGTGCAAGGGGAGCGGCACCATCGTCTTCGGCGGGGGGAGCTTCGGGGTCACCCGGCCGTGCCCCAACTGCATGGGGAGGGGAAAGGTCCCCGCGGACCCGTGCGCCCGCTGCGGCGGGCAGGGCCAGGTGCGCGAGGTGCGGCCGGTGAACGTCACCGTCCCCGCCGGCGTGGACAACAACTCGCGGGTGCGGCTGGCGGGGCAGGGGGAGAAGGGCGCCGCCGGCGGGCCGGCGGGCGACCTGATCCTCACCTTCCGCGTGCAGCCGGACCGCTTCTTCACGCGCGACGGGCTGGACGTGAGCTGCGACGTGCACGTTAACCTGGCCCAGGCCATGCTGGGCTCCAAGGTGCGGGTGCGCACGCTCGACGAGAACCCCGTCATCGTCAAGATCCCGGCGGGGACGCAGCACGGGAAGCGCATCCGCATCAAGGGGCAGGGAATCGAGAAGGGCGGGCGGCGCGGCGACCAGTACATCCGCGTGATGGTCGACCTGCCGGAGGAGCTGACGGACGAGCAGCGGCGCAAGTTCGAGGAGTTCGCCGATACGGCCGGGCTCAAGCACTGACCGAGGAACGATGAGCGCAACTTTCACCGACGAAAACCTGGTCACCTGGGAAGCGTACGCCTCGGGCGGCCGCTTCGGCCTTCCCACGAGCCCCAAGGTGGTCTTCAACTGCCTTTCCGATCCGGCGCGCCGCCCCCGCTACGTGGAGCTCAGCGGCTCCGACGAAGCGAAGGCCGAGGAGATGGTCCACGACTACCCGGAGGAGACCCTCCGGCAGATGCTCCGCGAGTCGCGCGAGCTGGAGTAGCGCCATCCGCCCCGCCACGGCCGCGAGCGCGCGACCCCTTCCCCCCAATGCCACGGGGAGAGCGGGGGTCGCGCGTTTCCGTTTTCGCCCCGCGCTCCTGGTCTGCGCCCTCCTCACCGCGACGCTCGCCCCGCGCCCGGCGGAGCCAACGACGCCGCCTTCCATGCTGATGCGCTTCGACGCCCGCGCCCGCGCGTTGGTGAAGCGGATGACGCTGGCCGAGAAGGTTGGCCAGATGACGCAGGCGGACCAGCAGTTCATCCGCGACTCGTCTGACGTGGAGAACCTCTTCCTCGGCTCCATCCTGAGCGGCGGCGACTCCGATCCGCCGGGCGGGAACACGCTGGAGGCGTGGCGTGACCGGTACGAGTCGCTCCAGGCGCGCACACATCGCACCCGCCTGCGCATCCCGCTCCTCTACGGCATCGACGCCGTGCACGGCAACAACAACGTGCTGGGCGCGGTCATCTTCCCCCACAACGTCGGCCTCGGCGCCACGCGCAACCCGCGCCTCGTCCGCCGCATCGCCGAGATCACCGCGGCGGAGACGCGCGCCATGGGGGTGAACTGGACGTTCGCGCCCTGCATCTGCGTGCCGCGCGACATCCGTTGGGGGCGCACATACGAGGGCTTCTCCGAAGACGCCGAGCTCGTCTCGCTCCTTGGTGCGGCGGCGGTGCGCGGCTTCCAGGGGAGCACCCTGCGCGGCCCGCTCCGTGTGGCCGCCACCCCCAAGCACTTCGTGGGCGACGGCGGCACCCTCGCGGGCACGGGCGTGGAGAAGGGTCTCGACCAGGGCGACGCGCGGATGGACGAGGAGACGCTGCGGCGCGTCCACCTGTACCCGTACCGCGCCGCCATCGACGCCGGCGCGGCCGCCATCATGCCCTCCTACAGCAGTTGGAACGGCATCAAGGTCACCGGCGACCGCCGCCTGCTGACCGAGGTGCTGAAGGAGGAGATGGGCTTCGACGGCTTCCTGATCTCCGATTACAACGCCGTCGACCAGGTGCACGACGATTACAAGACGGCGATCGCGATGTCGATCAACGCCGGGATCGACATGGTGATGGTGCCCGAGCGCTACCGCGAGTTCATCCAGCTCCTCACCCAGCTGGTGCACGAGCGCCGCGTGCCGATGTCGCGCATCGACGACGCGGTGACGCGCATCCTGCGTGTGAAGTTGGCGATGGGGCTGATGGAGCCGCGCTACGACTTCCGCGCGGACCGGGCGCTGGAGCGGCGCTTTGGCGGAGCGGAGCACCGGGCGGTGGCGCGGCAGGCGGTGCGCGAGTCGATGGTGCTCCTCAAGAACGCCCACCGCGTCCTCCCGCTGTCGAAGTCCGCGCGCCGCATCCACGTCGCCGGGAAGAGCGCGGACGACATCGGCAACCAGTCCGGCGGGTGGACGATCACCTGGCAGGGGAAGACCGGCCCGGTGACCCCCGGCGGCACCACCATCCTCGCCGCCCTCCGCCGCGCCGCCCCCGCCGCCGAGATCACCTACTCCCCCGACGCCTCCGGAGCCGCCGGCGCCGACGCCGTGGTGGTGGTGATCGGCGAGACGCCGTACGCGGAGATGAAGGGCGACCGGCAGGACCTCTCGCTTGACGAGGCGGACCTCACCGCCGTCGACAACGCGCGCGCCGCGGGGATCCCGGTGGTCGTGGTCCTGGTCTCCGGCCGCCCCATGATCCTGGGCCGCGCCCTCGACCAGTCCGACGCCTTCCTCGCCGCCTGGCTCCCCGGCACCGAGGGCGACGGCGTAGCGGATGTCCTGTTCGGAGACTACGCCCCCACGGGCCGCCTCCCCTACACCTGGCCCCGCTCCATGGACCAGCTCCCCCTTGGCGCGGGCGCCGGCCCCCCGCTATTCCCCCTTGGGTACGGCCTTACCTACCAGCCTGCGGCGAACGTGTTCAGGAGCGAATGAATTCGCCGCTGGACCCACACGAAGTCCGCCTCCGCGGACTCACGTCGCCAGCGGCAGCATCGCGAGCATTCACAACGTATCAAGCCCCTGCCGCGAACTGCGCGACAGGGGCGTAGTCTCCCCTCACCCGCCCTGCGCCCCCGCAGGTGGGGGAGGGGGTCGGGGGGAGGGGGCCTCCTACCCAGCGATCCGTCCGCCTCCCAGCACGACCTCACCATCGAACAGCACCGCGGACTGCCCCGGCGTCACCGCGCGCTGCGGCGCGTCCAGGGCAAGCTCGATGGCGCCGTCCGTGAGCGCGCGCACCGTAGCGGGGACGGCGGCTGCGCGGCTGCGGATCTGCACCTGTATGCCGGCGCCCACCTCCGGCGCCCGCGCGAGCCAGTTCAGCTCCGCGATGACCACATCGTCGCGCTCCAGCTCCGCCAGCGAGCCCACGACCACCTCGCGCGTCGCCGGGCGCGAGCCGAGGACGTAGAGCGGGAGCCCGCGCCCGCCCGGGAGCCCCTTCCGCTGTCCGACGGTGTAGCGCGCGTAGCCGGAGTGCTCGCCGATGACCTCGCCGCTCGTGGTCACCAGCTTGCCCGGCGCGAGGGCGGCGTGGCCGGGCACCAATCGCTTCTCCAGCACGTCCACGTAGTCGCCCGTGGGCACGAAGCAGATCTCCATGCTCTCCGGCTTCTCGGCGGTGGAGAGGCCCAGCTCGCGCGCCTTCTCGCGCACCTCGGGCTTGGTGAACTCGCCCAGCGGGAACATCAGCTTCGGGAGGATCTCCGGCGGGAGCGCCCAGAGGAAGTAGCTCTGATCCTTTTTGGCATCCACCCCGCGCAGCAGCACGGCCCGGCCATCAGCGTCGGTGCCCATGCGCGCGTAGTGCCCCGTGGCGATGGCGTCGCACCCCAGCATGGCGCCGCGGCGAAGGAGGTCGCGGAACTTGGTGTTGCCGTTGCAGCGCACGCAGGGGTTGGGAGTGCGCCCGGCGGCGTACTCCTGCACGAAGTCGTCGATCACGTCGCGCGTGAACTCGCGCTCCACGTCGAAGACGTAGTGCGGAATCCCCAGCCGGTCGGCCACGCTCCGCGCATCCATGATCCCGTCCAGCCCGCAGCAGCTCTTGCCGGGGCCGTTCCCTTCCGCTTCGGAGTAGCAGAAGGTCTTCATGGTCACGCCGATCACGCGGTGCCCCTGCTCCACCAGCAGCGCCGCCGCCACCGACGAATCCACCCCTCCCGACATCGCGACCAGAACGGTCCGCTTCTCCATCGTGATCCCCGCATCTGCTGAATTTGACCGCGCCCTGCCCCTGCCTTCCGCCCCCTCTCTCGATAACGGAGGGCGCAGCCCTCTCCTGTTATCGGGAGAGGGGGCAGGCGAGTGTAACGAGCCGGGGGTGAGGGCCCCCTACCCCCGCACCCGCTCCACCACCCGCGGAAACACCACCAGCACCCGCTCCACCTCCGCTTCCGTCGTACCCCAGCCGAGCGAAAACCGCACGGACGGCCCCGCCAGCTCGGGCGGAATCGCCATCGCCAGCAGGACGTGCGAGGGCTGCACGCCGCCACTGGAGCACGCCGAGCCGGACGACGCGGCGATCCCCTCCAGGTCCAGCCCCACGAGCAGCATCTCCGGGTCCGCGCCGGGGACGGAGAGGTTGCTCACGTTCGCGAGCCGCTCCGCGCCCGCGCCGTTGACCTGGATGCCAGGGACGCGCTCGCGCAGCCCGGCTTCCAAACGGTCGCGCAGGGTGCCTAAGCGCTGCATGGATGTCTCGCGCTCCGCCTCGGCGGCCTCCGCGGCGGCGGCGAAGGCGAGGGCGCCCGCCACGTCCTCGGTACCGGGGCGCAGGCCGCGCTCCTGTCCGCCACCGTGCACCATCGGCGCGATGCGGGTGCCGCGGCGTACGAAGAGAGCGCCGATCCCCTTGGGGCCACCCACCTTGTGCGCGCTGAACGACAGCATCGCCGCCGGCACCTGGTCAGCGCGAACGGGGAGCCGCCCCAGCGCCGGTACCGCGTCCGAGTGGAACGCGACGTCCGCCGCGGCGCACCGCTCCGCGATCTCGGCCACGGGCTGCACCACCCCCGTCTCGTTGTTCGCCCACATCACGGACACCACCGCCGGCCCCGCCGCGAGCGCCTCATCGAGCGCTTCCAGACGGACGACTCCGTGCTCGTCCACCGGGAGGATCACAGCCGGGGCGCCCGCCTCGCGCACGGCGGCGAGCACCGCCCTGTGCTCCACGGCCGAGCAGACGACCGGGGCGCCGGGGAGCGTCCGCGCGCGGCCCAGGACCGCCAAGTTGTCCGCCTCGGTGCCGGCGCGGGTGAAGACGATCTCCGCGGGCGATGCGCCGATCAGGCGGGCCAGCCGTGCGCGCGCGTCGTCCAGCAGGGCGCGGCTCTCGCGGCCCCAGCGGTGCACGCTGGACGGGTTCCCCCACGTGACGTCGAGCACCTCCAGCAGCGCGCGGCGCGCCTCTGGGCGGAGGGGCGCGGTGGCCGCGTAGTCGAGGTAAATGGGAGTGTCCATGCTTCCAGGGGTGCGAGCGCACGGTTGATAAACGCCACTCGCCATTTGGTTTCGCGCGCGGCGCGCCTTGACCCGGAATCCGGCGCGGGTACATTCCCGAAACGAAACGTCGCTCCGCCCTGCCGCTACCGCCATGATCCCGCCGCTTCCCGAGGCGCAGCCGGCCATCTTTCGCACCACGGTGCACGGCACCATCTTCGCCGAGCGTGCCGCGCAGCTCGACGCCGTGGTGGAAGGCGACCCGCTCCTCCTGATCCCCGACCCGCCGATGGAGGACGACCCGATGGTGTGGGTCCACCGCGCCAGCGGCGACCCCGTCGGCCACCTTCCGCCCGAGATCAACCAGTGGCTCGCCGTCTGGCTGCTGCGCGGCGGCAAGGCCTCGGCCCGCGCCCTCCGCGTCCACGGCCACGACGTGCCGAGCTGGAAGCGCCTCGTCATCGAGGTGCACTGCGCCGGTGCGGATCCGGCTGCGGAGACGGGAGACCATACCCGGAGCACCGCGCGCTGAACGCACCGGGTGGTGCGGGGACCGGTGCCTCATCACCGGGGGCTGAAGCCCCCGGCTGGAACTACGGGAAGGCGGCTGAAGCCGGCTCGTGCAACGCGGCATCTGACCCGGAGTCCGCGGAGGCGGACTTCGCGTGGTTCCAGCGGCGAATTCATTCGCTCCTGGTAAGGCGCCCCTCACGGAAGGCGCGTCTGCCCCTACCGGATCCGTGCGTTGGGCACGGCTCGAGGCGCGCAGAGGGTGGGCGCGATGAATCGCGCCCCTACCGGCGCCGCGTGGACGCCGCGGACAGCGCACGCCGGACGGATCTCGCCCCCGAGTCCGCGAAGGCGGACTTTGTGCTGTTGTTGCCGCGAGTTCACTCGCCCCAGCTAAATGCTCCGCACCGACAGCCCCACCACGTCCTCCACCTCCATCGTCTCGGCGATGTAAAAGGGCTCGCCGTACTCGGTGCGGATCAGGGAGCCGTAGCGCGCGGCGTGCATCCGCACCTGGTCGTAGAGCGGGCGGTCGCCGCCGGGGAAGACCTCGCCGCCCCACGTCTTGCCGTCGAACTGCGAGGCGTAGCAGCGGATGGCCTCCATCTTGGTGTCCATCTGCGCGGTGACGTCCACCACGAAGCTCGGCTTGACGGCGTCCTCACGGAAGGCGAGCGCGTACAGGAGCTTGTGCGGGCGGTGCGGCTCGCCGGGGGCGTCGAAGCGCCGCAGGCCCGCCAGGAAGCAGGCATCGTAGCCGAGCTGCGACGCGATGCGGTGGTCGGGGTGGCGCCCGTTGGGGTAGGGGAGGATCACCACGCGCGGCCGGAAGGCGCGCACCAGCTCCACGACGATGCGCCGCGTCTCCGCCGTGTTCTGCAGCCCGGCATCGGGGAGCCCGGCGTTGCGCCGCACCGCCACGCCCATCACCCGCGCCGCCGCCTCCGCCTCCCGCCCGCGCAACTCGGCGCTCCCATCCGTCCCCGTCTCCCCCGCCGTCAGGTCCAGGATCCCCACGCGGTACCCCTGCGACGCGGCGCGGGCGATCGTTCCCCCCGCCAGCAGCTCCACGTCGTCGCGGTGCGCCGCGATGGCCAGCAGGTCCACCGCGGTCTCTTCTGAAGCTTCGCTCACGGATCCAGATCGCGTTGCGGAAACGGTTCACTATTGACCGCCCGAAGATGCCGCCACCCCGCCCCCCGCGCAACACGCGGATACGTGCCAACCGCCCCTCCCCCAGGTAGTTATTGGGGGAGGGGCCGCGAGGTGACGAGCGGGGGAGGGGGCCTGGAGGCTCCCTCTACTCGTGCCGCAGCGCCTCCACCGGGTCCAGCCGCGCGGCCTTGTTGGCCGGGTACAGCCCGAACACGATCCCCGCGCCGCCCGAGGCCATGATCGACGCAAAGATCGCCCACAGCGGGATGGTGGCGTTGACCGGCGTCAGCGCCGTGATCAGCCCGGCGAACGCGGTGGCCACCGCCAGCCCGATGGCGCCGCCGATCACCGTCACCGTCACCGACTCCACCAAGAACTGCCAGAGGATCTCGCTCGCCTTGGCGCCCAGCGCCTTGCGCACGCCGATCTCGCGCGTCCGCTCCGTCACCGAGATCATCATGATCCCCACCACGCCCACGCCGCCCACGATCAGGCCGATCGACGAGAGCACCACCATCACGATGAAGAAGACGCCGGTGAGGCGGTCGAACATCTTCTTGAACGCCTCCTGCCGGATCAGCGCGAAGTTGTTCTCCTCGGCCGGGCGCAGGCCGCGTGCGCTGCGCAGGGCGGCGGTCACGTCGTCCATCGCGCGCTCCTGGGTGAAGCCGCGCTCGGTGACCACCAGGAAGTCCATCCACTCCTTGTTGGCGCCCAGGTCCTTGATGGCCGTGGTGGCGGGGACGACCACCCAGTTCTTCATCGCCGAGGCGAAGATGTTGTCCTTGAGCTTGTAGACCCCCGCTACGTGGAACTCGCGGCCCTTGATGCGCACCGTGCGCCCCACCGGGTCCGAGGCGGGGAATAGCTGCTCCGCCAGGTCCGGCGACAGCACGGCGATGTTGGAGGCGCGCTGGTCGTGCACCGACAGGTAGTTGTTCCCCCGCAGGAAGTCGCCCTTGGAGTACTCCACCCAGTCGGACGAGCGCCCCATGATCTGCACGCCGCTCACCGCGCGCGAGCCCATGCGCACCTCGCCGCCCGCGTCGATGGAGGTGGCGACCGTGCGCACCGCCGGGAGCGCCTCCAGCATCTCCGCGTCGGCAAAGGTCAGCGGCGGCTTGCCCTCCGTGGGGTCCTGCCCGTCGCCGCTGAAGGTGAGCGCCGTGGGGTCGAAGCGCGAGGCGATGAAGTTGTTGGGGCCGATCGACTCGATCCCCTCCATCACCATGGCACGGAAGCCGGTGATCACCGCCGCCATGCTCATCACGGTCGCCACGCCGATCACGATCCCCAGGATGGTGAGGAAGGCGCGGACCTTGTTGGAGCGCAGTGCGTCGAGGGCGATGCCGATCCCCTCGCGCGTGGAAGTAACGTTCATCGCTCCTCAGTCCGCCCGCAGGGCGACGATGGGGTCCAGCCGCGAGGCGCGGTAGGCCGGGTACACCCCCGCCATCAGTCCCACCCCGATCCCCAGCGCGATGGCCAGCAAGATGGAGCCGGGCGACACCCGCGCCGGAATCGGCGAGATGGCCGAGACGGCGTACGCCAGCGCGATCCCCGAGCCGATCCCCAGCAGCCCGCCCGCGCCCGAGAGGGTCCCCGCCTCCACCAGGAACTGGAGGAGGATGTCCTTGCGGCGCGCGCCCAGCGACTTGCGCACCCCGATCTCGCGCGTGCGCTCGCTTACGGACACGAGCATGATGTTCATGATGACGACCGCGCCCACCACCAGCGACACCGCCACGAGGAGCGGCAGCGCCAGCAGGAGGAACTTGGAGATCTTGTCCCAGAAGCCGAGCGCCTCGTCGGCCGTCTCCAGCATGAAGTCGTTCTCAACGCCAGGGCGAAGGCGGTGGCGCACCCGCATCAGCCCCTCCAGCTCGCTCTGGCCGCGCGCCATCAGGCTCGCTTCCGGCACGCGGAAGTAGATGTCTTCCACGATGTTGTTGCGGAAGAGCGAGCCGTTGAGGGGCGAGCGGATCGGCGCCACCACCATGCGGTCCATCGACATCCCGAAGAGCGACCCCTGCTCCTCCATCACCCCGATGACGCGGAAGGGGAAGCCCTGGATCCGCACCTCCTTTCCCAGCACCGGGAGGCCTTCGAAGAGCTTCTTCGCCACCTCCTCGCCCAGCACCACCACGGGCACGCCGCGCTCGGCCTCGCTCTCGGTGTAGGTGCGGCCGCGCGCGATCTTGAGGTCGCGCACGTTGAAGAAGTTGGCCGACGCGGCGATGATGTTCACCCCCTGCACCACCTTGCCGCGCCCGTCGCCCACCTTGCCGTCCGCGTCGTGCGCGTACGAAAGGAGGCCGGGGGTCTGCACCCGCTCCTCCAGGAAGCGCGCGTCGTCCTGCGTGAGCCGCGGGCGCCGCTGCCACTCGCGCCACATCGCCTCGTCCACCGGCCCGCCGCCCACCGAGGGGAGGCGGCGCACGTTGATGGTGTTGAAGCCCAGGATCTTTCCCGCGAACTCCTCCTTCATGTACGCGTTCATCCCCGTGATCAGGGTGATGACGGCGATCAGAAAGGTGACGCCCACCACCGTGCCCAGCACGGTGAAGAAGGCGCGCAGCTTGTTGGCGCGGATCATGGAGAGCGCGATCCGCACCGCCTCGCGGGCGTTCATCAGACCTCCGAGAGGGCGCTTTCGGGGCGCGCGGCCAGCACGCCCACCGGCACGCGCGTCTGCCTGCGGTCGCTGGCGATGATGCCGTCCCTGAGCATCACCACCCGGTCCGCGTGCGCCGCGATGTCCGGCTCGTGCGTCACCATGATGATGGTCTGCCCCTCCGCGTGCAGCCGGTGGAAGAGCGCCATGATCTCCTCCGAGGTGCGCGAGTCCAGGTTCCC includes the following:
- a CDS encoding nucleotide exchange factor GrpE, whose amino-acid sequence is MTDHTEHGAADAQPGAENTNAQPEAGEAEAPAQPTGDPELSSLRDRHLRLAAEFDNYRKRVERERTEAFVRAQAQLLERLLEPFDDLQRIADFDPATTAASALHEGAEMVERKFLRAMESAGLEIVEAEGKDFDPAIHEALTTVPAASAEDDDTVAQVFQKGYRFKGLLLRPARVVVRKFNG
- a CDS encoding J domain-containing protein yields the protein MATQTKDFYRILGVADNATPDAIKKSYRKLAKQYHPDANPNDAAAAERFKEVSEAYSVLSDDAKRKQYDQMRKFGGLGGFTGGGGFRPGAARPGAGGATSQTFSFEDLDVGGLGDIFGSMFDFGGTKKRGTGRPGPQRGENIEYAVDIPFRTAARGGKITVQLQVTEECTVCHGSGAKPGTQVNPCPECKGSGTIVFGGGSFGVTRPCPNCMGRGKVPADPCARCGGQGQVREVRPVNVTVPAGVDNNSRVRLAGQGEKGAAGGPAGDLILTFRVQPDRFFTRDGLDVSCDVHVNLAQAMLGSKVRVRTLDENPVIVKIPAGTQHGKRIRIKGQGIEKGGRRGDQYIRVMVDLPEELTDEQRRKFEEFADTAGLKH
- a CDS encoding glycoside hydrolase family 3 protein, coding for MLMRFDARARALVKRMTLAEKVGQMTQADQQFIRDSSDVENLFLGSILSGGDSDPPGGNTLEAWRDRYESLQARTHRTRLRIPLLYGIDAVHGNNNVLGAVIFPHNVGLGATRNPRLVRRIAEITAAETRAMGVNWTFAPCICVPRDIRWGRTYEGFSEDAELVSLLGAAAVRGFQGSTLRGPLRVAATPKHFVGDGGTLAGTGVEKGLDQGDARMDEETLRRVHLYPYRAAIDAGAAAIMPSYSSWNGIKVTGDRRLLTEVLKEEMGFDGFLISDYNAVDQVHDDYKTAIAMSINAGIDMVMVPERYREFIQLLTQLVHERRVPMSRIDDAVTRILRVKLAMGLMEPRYDFRADRALERRFGGAEHRAVARQAVRESMVLLKNAHRVLPLSKSARRIHVAGKSADDIGNQSGGWTITWQGKTGPVTPGGTTILAALRRAAPAAEITYSPDASGAAGADAVVVVIGETPYAEMKGDRQDLSLDEADLTAVDNARAAGIPVVVVLVSGRPMILGRALDQSDAFLAAWLPGTEGDGVADVLFGDYAPTGRLPYTWPRSMDQLPLGAGAGPPLFPLGYGLTYQPAANVFRSE
- the mnmA gene encoding tRNA 2-thiouridine(34) synthase MnmA; this translates as MEKRTVLVAMSGGVDSSVAAALLVEQGHRVIGVTMKTFCYSEAEGNGPGKSCCGLDGIMDARSVADRLGIPHYVFDVEREFTRDVIDDFVQEYAAGRTPNPCVRCNGNTKFRDLLRRGAMLGCDAIATGHYARMGTDADGRAVLLRGVDAKKDQSYFLWALPPEILPKLMFPLGEFTKPEVREKARELGLSTAEKPESMEICFVPTGDYVDVLEKRLVPGHAALAPGKLVTTSGEVIGEHSGYARYTVGQRKGLPGGRGLPLYVLGSRPATREVVVGSLAELERDDVVIAELNWLARAPEVGAGIQVQIRSRAAAVPATVRALTDGAIELALDAPQRAVTPGQSAVLFDGEVVLGGGRIAG
- a CDS encoding cysteine desulfurase family protein; this translates as MDTPIYLDYAATAPLRPEARRALLEVLDVTWGNPSSVHRWGRESRALLDDARARLARLIGASPAEIVFTRAGTEADNLAVLGRARTLPGAPVVCSAVEHRAVLAAVREAGAPAVILPVDEHGVVRLEALDEALAAGPAVVSVMWANNETGVVQPVAEIAERCAAADVAFHSDAVPALGRLPVRADQVPAAMLSFSAHKVGGPKGIGALFVRRGTRIAPMVHGGGQERGLRPGTEDVAGALAFAAAAEAAEAERETSMQRLGTLRDRLEAGLRERVPGIQVNGAGAERLANVSNLSVPGADPEMLLVGLDLEGIAASSGSACSSGGVQPSHVLLAMAIPPELAGPSVRFSLGWGTTEAEVERVLVVFPRVVERVRG
- the bshB1 gene encoding bacillithiol biosynthesis deacetylase BshB1; the encoded protein is MSEASEETAVDLLAIAAHRDDVELLAGGTIARAASQGYRVGILDLTAGETGTDGSAELRGREAEAAARVMGVAVRRNAGLPDAGLQNTAETRRIVVELVRAFRPRVVILPYPNGRHPDHRIASQLGYDACFLAGLRRFDAPGEPHRPHKLLYALAFREDAVKPSFVVDVTAQMDTKMEAIRCYASQFDGKTWGGEVFPGGDRPLYDQVRMHAARYGSLIRTEYGEPFYIAETMEVEDVVGLSVRSI
- a CDS encoding ABC transporter permease, which encodes MNVTSTREGIGIALDALRSNKVRAFLTILGIVIGVATVMSMAAVITGFRAMVMEGIESIGPNNFIASRFDPTALTFSGDGQDPTEGKPPLTFADAEMLEALPAVRTVATSIDAGGEVRMGSRAVSGVQIMGRSSDWVEYSKGDFLRGNNYLSVHDQRASNIAVLSPDLAEQLFPASDPVGRTVRIKGREFHVAGVYKLKDNIFASAMKNWVVVPATTAIKDLGANKEWMDFLVVTERGFTQERAMDDVTAALRSARGLRPAEENNFALIRQEAFKKMFDRLTGVFFIVMVVLSSIGLIVGGVGVVGIMMISVTERTREIGVRKALGAKASEILWQFLVESVTVTVIGGAIGLAVATAFAGLITALTPVNATIPLWAIFASIMASGGAGIVFGLYPANKAARLDPVEALRHE
- a CDS encoding ABC transporter permease; the encoded protein is MNAREAVRIALSMIRANKLRAFFTVLGTVVGVTFLIAVITLITGMNAYMKEEFAGKILGFNTINVRRLPSVGGGPVDEAMWREWQRRPRLTQDDARFLEERVQTPGLLSYAHDADGKVGDGRGKVVQGVNIIAASANFFNVRDLKIARGRTYTESEAERGVPVVVLGEEVAKKLFEGLPVLGKEVRIQGFPFRVIGVMEEQGSLFGMSMDRMVVAPIRSPLNGSLFRNNIVEDIYFRVPEASLMARGQSELEGLMRVRHRLRPGVENDFMLETADEALGFWDKISKFLLLALPLLVAVSLVVGAVVIMNIMLVSVSERTREIGVRKSLGARRKDILLQFLVEAGTLSGAGGLLGIGSGIALAYAVSAISPIPARVSPGSILLAIALGIGVGLMAGVYPAYRASRLDPIVALRAD